AAGCAAGCGATTACTTTATTGGAGAGATATCTATCCCTGGCTGAAGAGTCAAAAGAGACGCCAGCTACTGAGGCTCTTTTAATTCTTTCGCAGCTCTATGAACCTACTAATGTTGAGAAGGCTCTGGCCATTATCAAGCGAGTAGGGGAGAATCAGGGCCTTGAACCAGGTCAACCACTGGACAGTGTCCATTTGAATAACAATATTGCCGTTCTCTATTATCTCAACGGCCACTACGATCTTGCAAGACAGTACTTTGATGGAGCCCTTTCACTAGCCAAAGATGATAGCTCCAATTCTAACTTCATACCGACTCTCACATACAATATTGCCAGATTAGAGGACGCTGTTGGTGAGCCTGAAAGGGCTCAGGACGGGTACAAGAAAGTTTTAGAATTAGCGCCAGATTACCTTGACGCTAGGATACGTTCCACTTACTTGGCGATAGCATTGAGCTCTGAAGCGGGGGCTGACGATATGACCAAACTAATGGATGATCACGGTGATAACTTGGAAGTTCGCTCGTTGTATGGCTGGTTTTTGAGACGAAGAAAGAGGACAGCAGCCAAAAGTCTCAGCGAAGACGTGGAACAAAAGCATTATAAACATTCTTTGGTCGATGTTGATAAGCATGATAGCTACTCGCTGGTTGCTATGGGAAATCTATACTTGAAAGTTGCAAGGGAGATTCGCATCAATAAGAACAgtgatattgaaaagaagGACAAAACATATTTCAGAGCAGCGGAGTTTTTTGATAAAGCTCTCCAGATTGACCCCCACAATGCGTTTGCAGCGCAGGGTATTGCCATCATATTCGCAGAGACGAAGAAACCTGAACTAGCTTCGTACATCTTCACCAAGATTAAGGAAACTCTCAATGACATTTCTATATATGTCAACACGGGCCATTGTTTAGTTGAGTTGAGACAATTTGAAAAGGCAATTGAGGCTTATGAGTATGCTCTCAATCGATTCAAGAATGGTAACGATCCACAATTAATGACATTGCTTGGGCGAGCTTGGTATGTCCGTGGTATGACGAATAAAGACCATACAGCCCTAAAAACAGCCTTAGAATACTCCAAGAAAGCTTTGGAGCAAGCCACAGATAACACAAGTCTTGCTTTTAATGTTGCCTTTCTTCAATTCCAATTGGCTGAATATATTCGTCGTGCACCTGAATCGCAAAGATGTGTTGCAGAAATCGAGCATGTAGCTGAAGACCTGGAAAAAGCCATCAAGTCGCTCGATGAAATCGCCAAGAGCAAGTATCCTCCTTTCCCTGCAAACGAACTTGAGCAGCGGTCTCTTATGGGTCAAAATACACTTCGTAAACAGCTTGACCGTGCACTAGCGGAACAGCGTGAGTATGATAACACAGTAGCTGTCAAACTAGAAGAAGCTCGTAAGAAGCAACAGGAGGAGAAGGATAGGTTGATGCAAGAGGCTGAGAGACAAGCTGTAGAAAAGGCTGAAAGAGAACGATTGTTGGCTGAAGAGCGAATTAAACTTCAAGAAGAGGCAGAGAAGTGGGCTGAAACTGCAAGACTTGAAGCGGAAGCCCTTAAAAGTACTACTGTTGGCGAGAGTGACACTGAAGATGGGAATGCcgagaagaaggaagaaaagaagatccGGAGAAAGTCGACTGGATCTAGGCAACcaaaacagaagaagcccAAAGCCGAAAAGGAGAAGCCAAAATCCAGCTctaaaaaatttaaaagtGAAGACTTTATCAAAGATTCATCTGAGTCCGAACTTAGTGATAATGAGTTATTGTCAGATATCAACGAGAGTGATatcgaagatgacgataGGAAGCGAAAACCAGGTGAAGGtaatgatgacgatggtgAGCCTGTTGACACGGGTGcatcttcaccaaaaaGGAGAAAGCTCACAAAGCGCATTGCTGATagtgatgaggatgagcctgctggtgatgatttATTTGGTGATGAGGAGGACTAATATCACGTTTGTCTATATtgtaaaataaatagtaaatTATTAATGTTATACAAGCCAACATTCTTGTATTGATCCAGGCACTCGGGGTCTTGTCATTTAACGAAACCCTTTAGCGAAAGCCCTTTAAATTGGACCCCTTAACTCAAGTCTTGAGGAGTGATTTTGCCAAGCCGACTGCCTTGGATTAACGCGCTTCTACAAGTAAGCACACAAAATACAAAAGTGGGGATAGGCTCAGAAAATATAGTACCTCGCGTTCTTGATCTGAGTCGCAATCATGATTTCGACTGCCAAAGCCTCATGTCTTTGGCCGAGTCGTACGCGGCTTTAAATACTTCGGTGAGTTAGCGACTACGCGAAAATAACGGATGTACAAGGGAACCAAATAATGAAGGCTCTTTCACAATACTTACACTGCTTCTCAAATGTGTCTAATTTTAACAAAAATTCCGAGTTCTCGCCAGCAAGACCCTTATGCGTGTGTgcgaaatcaaaaatttcTGCAGCGCGTTGTCGAACCGTGTCGACAGCGACCTTTCCCAGCTCATTATCACCGAACAACGAGAGCCACCGTTCCAATACCCAAGTATACACTGCAGATTGAGAGTGGATATCCACATTTAACGCGTCAGACTTCAGGGCATTAATGACCTTGGGCGAAAAAATTGAGGGTGTATTCAGTGAGATAAACGACTTCTGCGAATCAGCCGAGATACTACTAACAGCTAATAATTCCGCTAACCAGAGTGGAAGTTCCACTTTACCACCTTCTTTGATCTAGAACATGTCAGAAAATGATCTCGCGTTCACATCCTCGGGCCAATA
The Sugiyamaella lignohabitans strain CBS 10342 chromosome A, complete sequence genome window above contains:
- the CTR9 gene encoding Ctr9p (Component of the Paf1p complex involved in transcription elongation; binds to and modulates the activity of RNA polymerases I and II; required for expression of a subset of genes, including cyclin genes; involved in SER3 repression by helping to maintain SRG1 transcription-dependent nucleosome occupancy; contains TPR repeats; GO_component: GO:0016593 - Cdc73/Paf1 complex [Evidence IPI] [PMID 10219085]; GO_component: GO:0016593 - Cdc73/Paf1 complex [Evidence IPI] [PMID 11884586]; GO_component: GO:0016593 - Cdc73/Paf1 complex [Evidence IPI] [PMID 11927560]; GO_component: GO:0005654 - nucleoplasm [Evidence IEA]; GO_component: GO:0005634 - nucleus [Evidence IEA]; GO_component: GO:0005634 - nucleus [Evidence IDA] [PMID 10219085]; GO_component: GO:0005634 - nucleus [Evidence IDA] [PMID 10684247]; GO_component: GO:0005634 - nucleus [Evidence IDA] [PMID 15643076]; GO_component: GO:0035327 - transcriptionally active chromatin [Evidence IDA] [PMID 15531585]; GO_function: GO:0003677 - DNA binding [Evidence IEA]; GO_function: GO:1990269 - RNA polymerase II C-terminal domain phosphoserine binding [Evidence IDA] [PMID 22796944]; GO_function: GO:0000993 - RNA polymerase II core binding [Evidence IPI] [PMID 11884586]; GO_function: GO:0001076 - RNA polymerase II transcription factor binding transcription factor activity [Evidence IPI] [PMID 11927560]; GO_function: GO:0045142 - triplex DNA binding [Evidence IDA] [PMID 11058104]; GO_process: GO:0006353 - DNA-templated transcription, termination [Evidence IMP] [PMID 23109428]; GO_process: GO:0031124 - mRNA 3'-end processing [Evidence IMP] [PMID 15149594]; GO_process: GO:2001255 - positive regulation of histone H3-K36 trimethylation [Evidence IMP] [PMID 17948059]; GO_process: GO:2001165 - positive regulation of phosphorylation of RNA polymerase II C-terminal domain serine 2 residues [Evidence IMP] [PMID 18469135]; GO_process: GO:2001209 - positive regulation of transcription elongation from RNA polymerase I promoter [Evidence IDA] [PMID 20299458]; GO_process: GO:0031938 - regulation of chromatin silencing at telomere [Evidence IMP] [PMID 18194564]; GO_process: GO:2001173 - regulation of histone H2B conserved C-terminal lysine ubiquitination [Evidence IDA] [PMID 19531475]; GO_process: GO:0051569 - regulation of histone H3-K4 methylation [Evidence IMP] [PMID 12667454]; GO_process: GO:0034401 - regulation of transcription by chromatin organization [Evidence IMP] [PMID 18194564]; GO_process: GO:0060260 - regulation of transcription initiation from RNA polymerase II promoter [Evidence IMP] [PMID 18194564]; GO_process: GO:0000083 - regulation of transcription involved in G1/S transition of mitotic cell cycle [Evidence IMP] [PMID 10219085]; GO_process: GO:0006355 - regulation of transcription, DNA-templated [Evidence IEA]; GO_process: GO:0090262 - regulation of transcription-coupled nucleotide-excision repair [Evidence IGI] [PMID 21737840]; GO_process: GO:0031126 - snoRNA 3'-end processing [Evidence IMP] [PMID 16246725]; GO_process: GO:0001015 - snoRNA transcription from an RNA polymerase II promoter [Evidence IMP] [PMID 16246725]; GO_process: GO:0006362 - transcription elongation from RNA polymerase I promoter [Evidence IMP] [PMID 19164765]; GO_process: GO:0006368 - transcription elongation from RNA polymerase II promoter [Evidence IGI] [PMID 11927560]; GO_process: GO:0006360 - transcription from RNA polymerase I promoter [Evidence IGI] [PMID 20299458]; GO_process: GO:0006351 - transcription, DNA-templated [Evidence IEA]); the encoded protein is MTEYVDEDTVMTDENYSGSSANILEIPLEADGEAVTIDLDNDLPENPSEICVLLENEKCAPEYWLAVGTAYARNGQTDNAIEVVMKGLAASVVQKDSDKLPFYSCLSWLYLRQLKAAPTSSSDNLVKTKEAYHSLATEASNRATQLDRGWSVNILARGALTSAVAQFDDSLSSFQTVLSQSNDGNLFAQLGRARVLYHKKNFKGALQVYQNVLLARPEMVKPDPRIGIGLCFWKLDDKEAALEAWNRAQELQPNSPTVNTLLGLYYMDAALSNIEAVDFAENYTKALMFIQQAYKYNPTYSAAGLALSTYFYSKKNMDAVLKLNNSVINYADLPILLSDGYFWMGRAYHSMNELDKALEFYQLANIKNPNSLLPLIGKGLVQMSNESTEAEALLTFENVVSNHPKSLEGLLLLGLLQAKRGNTPGSSDPKRIKQAITLLERYLSLAEESKETPATEALLILSQLYEPTNVEKALAIIKRVGENQGLEPGQPLDSVHLNNNIAVLYYLNGHYDLARQYFDGALSLAKDDSSNSNFIPTLTYNIARLEDAVGEPERAQDGYKKVLELAPDYLDARIRSTYLAIALSSEAGADDMTKLMDDHGDNLEVRSLYGWFLRRRKRTAAKSLSEDVEQKHYKHSLVDVDKHDSYSLVAMGNLYLKVAREIRINKNSDIEKKDKTYFRAAEFFDKALQIDPHNAFAAQGIAIIFAETKKPELASYIFTKIKETLNDISIYVNTGHCLVELRQFEKAIEAYEYALNRFKNGNDPQLMTLLGRAWYVRGMTNKDHTALKTALEYSKKALEQATDNTSLAFNVAFLQFQLAEYIRRAPESQRCVAEIEHVAEDLEKAIKSLDEIAKSKYPPFPANELEQRSLMGQNTLRKQLDRALAEQREYDNTVAVKLEEARKKQQEEKDRLMQEAERQAVEKAERERLLAEERIKLQEEAEKWAETARLEAEALKSTTVGESDTEDGNAEKKEEKKIRRKSTGSRQPKQKKPKAEKEKPKSSSKKFKSEDFIKDSSESELSDNELLSDINESDIEDDDRKRKPGEGNDDDGEPVDTGASSPKRRKLTKRIADSDEDEPAGDDLFGDEED